ATATCATTAATGTCTTCTTCCACATTATTGTTACCACCACTGGCAAAAATAATAATTGGTTTATCTTCAAACCATTTTAGAACTTTTTTAATTTTGTTCATTTTCCCCATATATACACCGGTTCCAAAAATGATATTTTGATATTCGTTTATTTCATCTTTTTTAAATTCTGAAAAATCCCTTATTTCCCAATCCAACTCTTCTGCAATCCAGGTTGCATATTGAAAGGTGTTTCCATATTTACTCTTATACAAAACAATTTTTTTCATTATCTTTATCCTTTCTTTAGAGTTTTCACTGCCTTATCAGCAGCAATCTTTCCAGTTAAGATGCTTATCGGTAAACCTGAAGGGCTAAATGTCCATTGTC
The nucleotide sequence above comes from Halanaerobiales bacterium. Encoded proteins:
- a CDS encoding flavodoxin domain-containing protein codes for the protein MKKIVLYKSKYGNTFQYATWIAEELDWEIRDFSEFKKDEINEYQNIIFGTGVYMGKMNKIKKVLKWFEDKPIIIFASGGNNNVEEDINDIKKNNFTEEQLEFHKFFYLPGGVDFTKVTGVFKVMLNVYKKFLENKKNKTKDEKAILESYYNPTNYVNKKHIKEIVAYAKKTQA